In Carya illinoinensis cultivar Pawnee chromosome 10, C.illinoinensisPawnee_v1, whole genome shotgun sequence, one DNA window encodes the following:
- the LOC122279333 gene encoding heat stress transcription factor A-4c-like produces the protein MDDSQGGSNSLPPFLSKTYEMVDDPSTDSVVSWSPTNKSFVVWNPPEFARVLLPKFFKHNNFSSFIRQLNTYGFRKIDPEQWEFANDDFMRGQPHLLKNIHRRKPVHSHSMQNLQGQGSASPLSESERQSLKEEIERLKNDREQLLLELQRNEEERHGYQLQVQRFKERLQQIELRQQNMMSSVSGVLRKPGLALNLVTQLENHDRKRRLPRTSYFYDEADVEDDQMETSQSLPRESGASASTLTLKMDPFEHLESSLLFWESIVHDVGQTCVEQNSSVVLDESTSCADSPAISGLQLNVDIRPKSPGIDMNSEPATVAAPDSAEPVTSKGQAVVNAATVPTGVNDVFWEQFLTENPGSSEAQEFQSERKESMAERMKPNLAIMANFSGR, from the exons ATGGATGATTCTCAGGGTGGTTCGAATTCGCTGCCTCCGTTCCTTTCAAAGACGTACGAGATGGTGGATGATCCCTCCACTGATTCAGTTGTGTCGTGGAGCCCGACTAATAAGAGCTTTGTCGTGTGGAATCCTCCGGAGTTTGCGAGGGTTCTGCTGCCGAAGTTCTTTAAGCACAATAACTTCTCAAGCTTCATTAGACAGCTGAATACATAT GGTTTTAGAAAAATTGATCCGGAACAATGGGAATTTGCGAATGACGATTTTATGAGAGGTCAGCCACACCTTTTGAAAAACATACACAGACGAAAACCCGTTCATAGTCACTCAATGCAGAATCTGCAAGGACAAGGAAGTGCATCGCCTTTAAGTGAATCGGAAAGACAGAGTTTGAAGGAGGAGATTGAGAGGCTTAAAAATGATAGGGAGCAGCTTCTTTTGGAGTTGCAGAGGAACGAAGAGGAGCGGCATGGATACCAGCTACAAGTACAGCGATTCAAGGAGCGTTTGCAGCAAATAGAGCTGCGACAGCAAAATATGATGTCTTCTGTGTCTGGAGTCTTGCGGAAACCAGGGCTTGCCTTGAATCTTGTGACACAACTGGAAAATCATGACAGAAAGAGAAGGCTGCCAAGAACCAGTTACTTTTATGATGAGGCCGACGTTGAAGATGATCAGATGGAGACTTCACAAAGTTTACCTAGAGAAAGTGGGGCGAGTGCTTCTACTTTGACATTGAAAATGGACCCGTTTGAGCATTTGGAGTCATCGTTGTTATTTTGGGAGAGTATTGTGCATGATGTTGGTCAAACTTGCGTTGAACAAAATTCAAGCGTGGTATTAGATGAATCCACGAGTTGTGCTGACAGCCCTGCTATATCTGGCTTGCAGCTCAATGTTGACATTCGGCCTAAATCTCCTGGAATTGACATGAACTCTGAACCTGCTACAGTTGCTGCTCCAGACTCTGCTGAGCCTGTTACCTCCAAAGGACAAGCAGTCGTGAATGCAGCTACTGTGCCCACTGGGGTCAATGATGTATTCTGGGAACAGTTTTTGACTGAGAATCCTGGTTCATCCGAAGCACAGGAATTTCAATCAGAAAGAAAGGAATCAATGGCTGAAAGAATGAAACCAAACCTGGCAATCATGGCAAATTTTAGTGGAagataa